In the genome of Columba livia isolate bColLiv1 breed racing homer chromosome 1, bColLiv1.pat.W.v2, whole genome shotgun sequence, the window ttaaaatgaaaagatcGGAATTGTCACCTAATCCAATATTGAGATTGGCTAAGCATCattaagaattttattttgtagttCCAGAAATAATGAATTTCCTTTTAGAAACAGTATGTTAACTCAGTGTGtgtgggtggtggtggtggtgggttttttatttgccAGTTTACTATGAATTGTAATTGGCATCCTTGTGAAGTGCCATGTAGCGACTCCCTAACTTCATTAATGGGTTTTCCAGACACAGGTAGCAAACATTCCTTTGCCCATGTTAAAATATACTTTATCTTAAAGAATTCAGTCTTCCCTGTTGATTGGAGGCCATTACGCTATAGTTACTTTTAACTCCCAGAtattctgaacattttttttcttttttaatgttttttcaaTCTATTAGTCAAGTATTCATTATAGAAAGCATTGAGCTGCTATAACTCTTCAGTTACTCTTTTCAGATCCTTCACTGGTTTGTGCAGATGTGCCTGGCTGTGAAGCACATTCATGATAAGCGTGTGTTGCACAGGGATATCAAATCCAAGGTGAACAGAGCAAGTTTTGTTGCCATTAATAAACTCTCTTCTGCATGCAGAAGTCCAGCTCCCTCCTCCATAATTTCCTGTTACTGCTACgtgctgtgttttcatttagACTTAAGGAATACTAGGTAAATGAAATTACTGAGTATACGTATAGGATGATGTAATGCTGTGGGCATAAACAGACTGTAAATATAGCTATACCTTTCATATCCATGCTGCTGATAGCACCAGTTGCGTGTGACAGACTGCATATAATTTAAACCAGTAACAGAGGTGTAAAATCTGAATGCACTATGCATTTGTAAATACCTTGCCTCTTGTTTCCCTTTAAAGATAACATAATTCtgagcttttgtgtgtgtgtttgtgtttttgtttgttttttgtttggttggtttgttttttgttagaAGTATTAGGAGAAGCAagtaaaaggaaatacaaagatAGAATATCAGAAGTGATTGCCGCTGTGTTTTTTGTACacaaaaactgcagaaatgtcTCCTAGAAGAACATTTAAGTATGTTAATCTGGCCTTCTCTTGAAATGCAGAATGTCTTCCTCACTCAAAATGGAAAAGTCAAATTGGGAGATTTTGGATCTGCGCACCTTCTTGCACAGTATGTGGATATCATCACTGATCTCAGTGGtgcaaagttttattttaccACTGATAAACAGTACAAATTCTTAAATCATTACTTTTCATctagtgtttcttttttgtcatTTCAATAGTCCAGTGTCATATGCTTGCACATATGTGGGAACTCCTTATTACGTACCTCCAGAAATATGGGAAAGCATGCCATACAACAACAAAAGGTATTAGTGTTTTTAGTGGTCACAAATAGTGTCTGGCTGATGTATGTCTTTTTATTGTTGTCTGAGCTGAGGAATATTTAGAAGGAGGTAATTGCAGGTTTTTTAAGATGCAAAGGCATACATTCCTCTTTACTTAGGTACATGAAAATACAATGTCTTTAgtcttaaaaatgtgaaaactgcTGTGCAGACCTCTCTGTGCATTTGGGagagtaaataaatacagacaAACATACACACCtgtatgcatatatgtatgtatgtatgtgtttgtgtCTTTTGGCTGGTCTTATTTTTTCATAGGATTGTAGgatgatttgggttggaagggaccttataGATCATCTCGTTCCaatcccctgccatgggcagggacaccttccactagaccaggttgcccaaagccccatccagcctggccttgaacacttccagggatggggcatgcacagcttctctggacagTCTGTTGcggtgcctcaccaccctcatggtgacgaatttcttccttatatctaatctaaatctaacctttttcactttaaagcaattaccccttgtcccatcactaccaacccttgtaaaaagtccctctgcagctttcttgtaggtacTGggaggctgctataaggtctacTCAGAGCCTTctcatctccaggctgaaaaaccccaactctctcagcctgtcctctcagaagtgctccagccctctcTTGCTGAAGGTCTTGTTGCCACTCCTGATAACGTGGGGCTAATGACTACAGAACTGATGACTTAGATTTATAGAGCCCAGTTATTCCAGTCTTTAGGAAAGAAGTTCTGAGAGCATCTTGATAGTATGGTGTTTACAGCTTCCCCCCAGACTCCAAAATACTGAGTCATTTTGTGTCCCCTCCCCTAGCTCTCTTCTGTGACCCTAGCTGTACCTGAACCAAGTGgctcattttccacagaaggGAAGAAACCTTCTAGCACTTAGTTTGTTTTCTGCACCTCTTGCAAGAATGGCATCAGTTGCTTCTTGTGCACATGGCAGTACTGACTTTGGGTGGAagatgattatttttaattggagGCAGAATTCTTATTGGCAAGGCCAGAATTCCAACTCTCAGAATAAGGATCGCATGTCTGCCATCTGATGATAAGGGCCATGGAATACAAAGGCTTTCATGTATGGAAGGATAAATATTGTTGCAGCAAATTGCTTACGAGACATTCTGGGAATAAAAAGCCAACTACAACTGTGACAGTCATCTTTATTTACATCAGGGTGGGATAAAATAAGCAAGATCATTTCCACTGGAGAGGTTAAACGCATAATTGTCTTTTATGATtacttacatttatttttagtttattcaATTCAGTTATGTACACATAATGAATTTAACCTTTTCTAGGTTAAATTGTAATTTTTGGCTCAAAATTTCTCATCTTTCTGTACCATACAGTGATATATGGTCTCTGGGATGCATTCTGTACGAGCTGTGCACTCTTAGACATCCAGTAAGTATGGGTTTATTGCTATCGGAAAAGTTTCGGAATTCCAAAAATTTGGATACCAAGGCATGGAGCGTTATTCCCTTTTTAGCAGCATTGAAATGTTATGTATCGTCACATAAGTTCTTGCATAACCTATCGGGGTGATATGGAAGGTTGCCGCACGCTGCAGATGCTTTGCACTCTGCCGCCAGGCCAGCGGCGTGCACCATAAGAAGGCTGGTTTTGCATGGAGACAGAAGTTCTCAGCCATTTGTCTCAGGCTGTTTCCATCCATGGGTATAGTTGTCCGAGCTGCTGTTGCAGTCTCTGATGACTTGTACTTGGAAGCTGTAATTGCTGACCGAAGACTGGCTAAGAGCTGAGAAGAGTAACAACTGAAGCCACTTCACGTAGATTTGCAAGAGGCTATTTGTGCCCTGATAGGCTACTTTTGACGATGATTATTCTTCTTTAAATCGAAGTCTGTatctttcctggttttgtttcattcttgCAGTTTGATTCTGATCTCAAATGCATGAAGTAAAGGACACTAAGATGATCCAGATTTTCTCAGTGCTAGTttcctacaaaaataaaatgtgaacaATCCTAAATTTATAGGAGTAACTACCACCTGGGTTCCAGTTACAAAGATTTTTGTTTACCATGTCCATTATGATTTGATTTTAGTGAAATTTTGTATGCAAACTGTGTTTTCATTCTCAGAAAATTATGTTTCTGACCAGAACATGTGTTTGTTGTTCCACACCTCTGAATTAGAGCCCTGAAACTGCCAAACTGGAAGCCAAATCAGTATGGTAATAGGGAGCCTATGTAGATACATAccatgcatttttatacaataaATGTTAAAGTTGCTCTTAAATTATGTCAGCTTTTTTTCACCTTATGTTTAAAGGCCATGCTCTAatgctcatttatttttaatgcagtttcaAGCCAATAGCTGGAAGCATCTCATCCTTAAGATATGCAAAGGGTCCTACAATCCACTACCATCTCACTATTCCTATGAACTTCATTACTTAATAAAACAGATGTTTAAGAGAAATCCCAAGAATCGTCCATCAGCCAGTACTATTCTTGCAAGAGGTTGCTTAACCAAACTTATCAAAAATTGTTTGCCTTCTGAGGTAAAGTATATTCTTCATCTCTAGATTTAAAGAACAGTATCTCTACTTTAGGTACAAAATCAGTTTCTTTGTTAGTGTATAACAATATGAAGTGTAGTGGTGTGTAGGTCCTACTCTAAAAGGCATAAATACATTTGCAGACTTCTCAGAAAACTGAGGTTTTAGAagggtttgttttgaaaataagatttGAGTATTGACATGATACTGATAAAATTAGGTATTGTTAGCTGTGAGCTGCAACAATGCTTTTGTATAGtaagtttgttttaaacaaatagCATGTACAATAATTTGAGAAAGGTTAAAATCGCACTGTACTTGCGTCTGTTCTACACATTACAGATGACAGCTGAGTTTGAGCAGGTTTTAAAGGAAACCAAGAAGCGTGAAGGCAATGCAGCAAGACCAAAGGGTGAGTCAGCAACATTTTTCTTGACATagggaaagacaaaatgacTAGCAATTGTAAGATCTTAAACACAGCTATAAAACTTCAGCATTGTATGTTCAAATctacttttaattatttcaaaatctaATATCATTGCTCTTGTTTGGAAAAATGCTTGAAGGGTGTAAATAATAACCAGCATGAGAAGCACAGTGCAGAGCTGCAATACATACATTGTAAGCGTTAAGACTTGTGCTAGAATTAAACCTCTCAGTTTCAAAATGAGCAAAACTTATAGCTAttgcatgtattttaaatatgacatgctttctttcccagaatATGGTGAAGcaagttattttcattatttaatttttagtgAGAATATTGGATTTTGTCTTCTGCATAAATGTAGCTACACCAAAATTTGTACACATTTGGAACTGAATAGTAGAGGGACTCCTTGTTGACAGAGAGCTGCGCTGACAGAAGTGTGAAGAAGCTTTCACATAATTTTCATTGCTTGGTTCAGTGGCATTGCTGTCGTACCTCTGGAATACCACTTTACTACAAATGTTTGCCAAAGGTATTAACTCTTGAATCTGTTCCTTAATATATCAGGTAATGCCATGGCTGGTGGAAGTtcaaatagtaagaaagaaaatagggtAAGTATCAAATATAAATTGgatatttgtattttagtaATTTAGAATGTTCTGTATTACAGAAAAGTTAATACAGAAAATTGTTAGTATGCTAAACCATAGATCAGCCTGCTGGGTCAGCTGTCATATGCATTCAGCTTGCGGAGTTTTCTTGTGCGTTTCCTACCACTGTAACTTTTTGATGCTTTCCATGTTTCGTTTAGTTCCAAAGTGGATTTCCCTATAGCCCcgtcaaaataaataaataataataataaagaaatcaaacaacagaaaaactctttcctatttttctgagtttttggATACTGCAATATTTgatgcattttctttgctttaggGACATATTTTGAACAGGCTGCTGTGGAAACAGTCTCGTCTGGACATAATTCTGTCTAGGTTTTAGGGCCATGTGAGATTTCAGGTGAGGAGAATTAAGTCACAGGTGGCCAAGAAATCACATGGGTAGATTATAGCACAGCCTGGCTCAGCCATATTGAGTAGATTTTTCAATCCATGTTGCCAGTAGGcctcactttttttcttctattagaCCTGTctaatgattttatgattctgccTGAGAAGCTTAATATTCGGGTGCATCTTGTTTTCCCTGGGAATATAACTCATTTATCTTTATACTGCTAAAGTTCTTGAATGtgaataaaaaacccaaaacaaaaaacccacaaattgCATCAAGTAACTTCATCTGTGCTTAGCTTCAAAAACTGAGATTGTTGAAAAAGGGCATACCAAGTGAAAAGTATTGCAATAATAGATGCAATTCAGTTGCATTTGGCTTCATGGTGTTAGTGGTTTAGTTCTCAAATCTTTAGGTCAGCCATTTTATAGCAAACCTAAAATAATTAATGCCATGTTAATattactgctttgtttttctggacaATAATGATTAATAAAGTCTATTCttttaaagcaaagtaaggaagaaagtgGCAAGCATAGCCccttagaaaggaaaaatattactaAGGATTTGAGTGAAAGTACAAAGGAGCAAAGAGAATCTGGTGACAAGGGTAAGTGTTATTGTTTCAAGGCTGATGCATTTCTTCTATGTAGTGATATCTCAATGTCAGTGATCCAGCTAGTTAAACAGGTACTACATACAAGTCTGCAACTATAGAAAACTGTGTCATTGTCTGTTGCTTCTGCAATTATATTGATTCTTACTGCTCAtctgagatttaaaaaataaagatcctggccaaagtattaaaaaaatcactgtttgaAAGCATTTGGTATAGAGTGCATGTACGGGGAATTCTTTTACCAAGTTTAGACTTGTACCCATAGAATCAAACATCACTGTTACTGAAGTGCTGTATGCTTAGTACTAGTTTGGATGGACAGAGAATCAAGTTAGATGCTGGTTATcatcctttttgttgttgttgttcctccAGGAACTACTGATTTGTCACATCCCCACAGGAAGCAATGGGAAAAGAGGATATCCAGTACTGTGGTGGATGTCCTGGAAAATGCATCCTTGCTTTCTTCCAGCTTTACATCTGAAGAGACTAAAAGTAAGTTTTACTGAAATGTGGTTTTGATTCAAATAATATCAGTGGTTCCTTACAGATGTTAAAAGCCAAAACCTTACAgggcatattttaaaatatgtaagaaCAACTTGAAAATATCTTATTAACAAATGCTCAAAAATTCCACTGTGCTGAAGAGAATTTCTTAGTGGTCTTGTGTGGCAGGAGGATTGCAGAGGGTGGTGAAAGCCACAGATAACATTAGGAACCctaaaaattataataattgcTAAGAAATTACCCTTCCAACCCTCCTCTTAATATGCCACTTACAGGGGTAAGACTGTGGAATTCCTTTGATGCAAAATGCAGCTGCCTGTCTTCCAAGTACAGCATGTAACATCTGTACTTCTACGTCTGTTGTCATTTAATGACAAGAATTATTAATGATGTACCTCAGATGTGAGGCAGagattcttccttcttccacaCCAACAGCTTTTAATCAGAACATTTAACATGgagtttcttctgaaaaaggtGTCAATTCTACAATGCCCCACACTGTGTGCAATTGTTATAATCATTTCATGTCATTATGGATATGAATTCTAAGTAAATGTGGATAGATgctactgaaataaataagtagTCAGAAAATGCCCAAGCTGTGGTAGGGATGTTACATGATAATTATATGCGTAATTATATGCAGGGCAATGGCAGAGGACAGAAGAATGTGTGTGTTTAGGTGTTCAGCTGTCAAAAGGCACAAAAAATGACCACAAGCTCCATTTTGTGAGATTTGTAGAGCCACCAAATAAGTTTGCAGAGTCTCTGACTCCTCACACCCCTCAGCCCATTTCTGCTGGCTCCCTGCTGGCAGAGGGCTGCTCTGGGGCCTTCtggagttttctttcttcttaaaggTGATAGTGTTA includes:
- the NEK3 gene encoding serine/threonine-protein kinase Nek3 isoform X7 — protein: MEEYKVLKVLGEGSFGRALLVHHRISDQKYAMKEIRLPMSSSDIENSRKEAVLLAKMKHPNIVAYKDSFEADGHLYIVMEYCDDGDLMQKIKHQRGKLFPEDTILHWFVQMCLAVKHIHDKRVLHRDIKSKNVFLTQNGKVKLGDFGSAHLLAHPVSYACTYVGTPYYVPPEIWESMPYNNKRLNCNFWLKISHLSVPYSDIWSLGCILYELCTLRHPFQANSWKHLILKICKGSYNPLPSHYSYELHYLIKQMFKRNPKNRPSASTILARGCLTKLIKNCLPSEMTAEFEQVLKETKKREGNAARPKGNAMAGGSSNSKKENRQSKEESGKHSPLERKNITKDLSESTKEQRESGDKGTTDLSHPHRKQWEKRISSTVVDVLENASLLSSSFTSEETKSGCVINYSENKPRKQWNKETPQTLMNILSNADVSLAFKTYTIYKPVCQMKCGITKIQAENS
- the NEK3 gene encoding serine/threonine-protein kinase Nek3 isoform X3, which codes for MEEYKVLKVLGEGSFGRALLVHHRISDQKYAMKEIRLPMSSSDIENSRKEAVLLAKMKHPNIVAYKDSFEADGHLYIVMEYCDDGDLMQKIKHQRGKLFPEDTILHWFVQMCLAVKHIHDKRVLHRDIKSKNVFLTQNGKVKLGDFGSAHLLAHPVSYACTYVGTPYYVPPEIWESMPYNNKSDIWSLGCILYELCTLRHPFQANSWKHLILKICKGSYNPLPSHYSYELHYLIKQMFKRNPKNRPSASTILARGCLTKLIKNCLPSEMTAEFEQVLKETKKREGNAARPKGNAMAGGSSNSKKENRQSKEESGKHSPLERKNITKDLSESTKEQRESGDKGTTDLSHPHRKQWEKRISSTVVDVLENASLLSSSFTSEETKSGCVINYSENKPRKQWNKETPQTLMNILSNADVSLAFKTYTIYKPGKSPVCEQTFLQTVLLIETFCCFFFFLTYICPVYRDCALEFVSQEDCFGSFFKVCQMKCGITKIQAENS
- the NEK3 gene encoding serine/threonine-protein kinase Nek3 isoform X2, with product MEEYKVLKVLGEGSFGRALLVHHRISDQKYAMKEIRLPMSSSDIENSRKEAVLLAKMKHPNIVAYKDSFEADGHLYIVMEYCDDGDLMQKIKHQRGKLFPEDTILHWFVQMCLAVKHIHDKRVLHRDIKSKNVFLTQNGKVKLGDFGSAHLLAHPVSYACTYVGTPYYVPPEIWESMPYNNKRLNCNFWLKISHLSVPYSDIWSLGCILYELCTLRHPFQANSWKHLILKICKGSYNPLPSHYSYELHYLIKQMFKRNPKNRPSASTILARGCLTKLIKNCLPSEMTAEFEQVLKETKKREGNAARPKGNAMAGGSSNSKKENRQSKEESGKHSPLERKNITKDLSESTKEQRESGDKGTTDLSHPHRKQWEKRISSTVVDVLENASLLSSSFTSEETKSGCVINYSENKPRKQWNKETPQTLMNILSNADVSLAFKTYTIYKPASANIFRGPLSDETEASDEVDGEQEAVVIDSERLEPRSDEDDTDFEEDDPDWVSELKMILKHSS
- the NEK3 gene encoding serine/threonine-protein kinase Nek3 isoform X4, producing MEEYKVLKVLGEGSFGRALLVHHRISDQKYAMKEIRLPMSSSDIENSRKEAVLLAKMKHPNIVAYKDSFEADGHLYIVMEYCDDGDLMQKIKHQRGKLFPEDTILHWFVQMCLAVKHIHDKRVLHRDIKSKNVFLTQNGKVKLGDFGSAHLLAHPVSYACTYVGTPYYVPPEIWESMPYNNKSDIWSLGCILYELCTLRHPFQANSWKHLILKICKGSYNPLPSHYSYELHYLIKQMFKRNPKNRPSASTILARGCLTKLIKNCLPSEMTAEFEQVLKETKKREGNAARPKGNAMAGGSSNSKKENRQSKEESGKHSPLERKNITKDLSESTKEQRESGDKGTTDLSHPHRKQWEKRISSTVVDVLENASLLSSSFTSEETKSGCVINYSENKPRKQWNKETPQTLMNILSNADVSLAFKTYTIYKPASANIFRGPLSDETEASDEVDGEQEAVVIDSERLEPRSDEDDTDFEEDDPDWVSELKMILKHSS
- the NEK3 gene encoding serine/threonine-protein kinase Nek3 isoform X5 — its product is MEEYKVLKVLGEGSFGRALLVHHRISDQKYAMKEIRLPMSSSDIENSRKEAVLLAKMKHPNIVAYKDSFEADGHLYIVMEYCDDGDLMQKIKHQRGKLFPEDTILHWFVQMCLAVKHIHDKRVLHRDIKSKNVFLTQNGKVKLGDFGSAHLLAHDIWSLGCILYELCTLRHPFQANSWKHLILKICKGSYNPLPSHYSYELHYLIKQMFKRNPKNRPSASTILARGCLTKLIKNCLPSEMTAEFEQVLKETKKREGNAARPKGNAMAGGSSNSKKENRQSKEESGKHSPLERKNITKDLSESTKEQRESGDKGTTDLSHPHRKQWEKRISSTVVDVLENASLLSSSFTSEETKSGCVINYSENKPRKQWNKETPQTLMNILSNADVSLAFKTYTIYKPGKSPVCEQTFLQTVLLIETFCCFFFFLTYICPVYRDCALEFVSQEDCFGSFFKVCQMKCGITKIQAENS
- the NEK3 gene encoding serine/threonine-protein kinase Nek3 isoform X1 is translated as MEEYKVLKVLGEGSFGRALLVHHRISDQKYAMKEIRLPMSSSDIENSRKEAVLLAKMKHPNIVAYKDSFEADGHLYIVMEYCDDGDLMQKIKHQRGKLFPEDTILHWFVQMCLAVKHIHDKRVLHRDIKSKNVFLTQNGKVKLGDFGSAHLLAHPVSYACTYVGTPYYVPPEIWESMPYNNKRLNCNFWLKISHLSVPYSDIWSLGCILYELCTLRHPFQANSWKHLILKICKGSYNPLPSHYSYELHYLIKQMFKRNPKNRPSASTILARGCLTKLIKNCLPSEMTAEFEQVLKETKKREGNAARPKGNAMAGGSSNSKKENRQSKEESGKHSPLERKNITKDLSESTKEQRESGDKGTTDLSHPHRKQWEKRISSTVVDVLENASLLSSSFTSEETKSGCVINYSENKPRKQWNKETPQTLMNILSNADVSLAFKTYTIYKPGKSPVCEQTFLQTVLLIETFCCFFFFLTYICPVYRDCALEFVSQEDCFGSFFKVCQMKCGITKIQAENS
- the NEK3 gene encoding serine/threonine-protein kinase Nek3 isoform X6, which encodes MEEYKVLKVLGEGSFGRALLVHHRISDQKYAMKEIRLPMSSSDIENSRKEAVLLAKMKHPNIVAYKDSFEADGHLYIVMEYCDDGDLMQKIKHQRGKLFPEDTILHWFVQMCLAVKHIHDKRVLHRDIKSKNVFLTQNGKVKLGDFGSAHLLAHDIWSLGCILYELCTLRHPFQANSWKHLILKICKGSYNPLPSHYSYELHYLIKQMFKRNPKNRPSASTILARGCLTKLIKNCLPSEMTAEFEQVLKETKKREGNAARPKGNAMAGGSSNSKKENRQSKEESGKHSPLERKNITKDLSESTKEQRESGDKGTTDLSHPHRKQWEKRISSTVVDVLENASLLSSSFTSEETKSGCVINYSENKPRKQWNKETPQTLMNILSNADVSLAFKTYTIYKPASANIFRGPLSDETEASDEVDGEQEAVVIDSERLEPRSDEDDTDFEEDDPDWVSELKMILKHSS
- the NEK3 gene encoding serine/threonine-protein kinase Nek3 isoform X8 → MCLAVKHIHDKRVLHRDIKSKNVFLTQNGKVKLGDFGSAHLLAHPVSYACTYVGTPYYVPPEIWESMPYNNKRLNCNFWLKISHLSVPYSDIWSLGCILYELCTLRHPFQANSWKHLILKICKGSYNPLPSHYSYELHYLIKQMFKRNPKNRPSASTILARGCLTKLIKNCLPSEMTAEFEQVLKETKKREGNAARPKGNAMAGGSSNSKKENRQSKEESGKHSPLERKNITKDLSESTKEQRESGDKGTTDLSHPHRKQWEKRISSTVVDVLENASLLSSSFTSEETKSGCVINYSENKPRKQWNKETPQTLMNILSNADVSLAFKTYTIYKPGKSPVCEQTFLQTVLLIETFCCFFFFLTYICPVYRDCALEFVSQEDCFGSFFKVCQMKCGITKIQAENS